The following proteins are co-located in the Rhodococcus opacus B4 genome:
- a CDS encoding acyl-CoA dehydrogenase, whose product MALAITDEHRQLADAATAFLSRHGSLATARESLDTSNKSLPPFWEAMAELGWMGLHLPDSYGGSGYGIAELCVVLEATGHGLVPGPFLPTVLASAILCDHGTDELRQKLLPGLADGSVVAGFGSGGTWVVDHQGLEGRSEGVLTPGFADVLLLLSHEDVLVVDADADGLAVEILPRLDPTRQIGRVTARKVPMSAVTVLPGAASAARTRLRTLASAEALGSTLACVEMSKRYALERVQFGRPIGTFQAVKHHLANMLLDAELTVAATWDAARITDPDRAGLAAAVAATYARRAQIFCARTNIQLHGGIGFTWDHDAHLYLRRAESLQSFVAECGSAARAVAEGYRADPTPRLTLDLPPEAQEYRTAARKARDQWQSLPEDRQRAFLVDSGYLVPHWNKPWGLAADPVQQLVIEEEFRTTPVPDLSITGWIALTISELGTPDQQRRWVKSVLLGETQWCQLFSEPGAGSDAAAIRTSAVRVEGGWRVTGQKIWTSLAHESDWGIATVRTDPRAPKHTGITMMAVDLAAEGVDVRPIRELNGQAGFNEVFLDDVFVPDSDVLGEVGAGWKVARATFGNERVSIGAGAGSVPLAATDLLAMAANEDLREVGELLAEGHALRLLNVRQASRAVQGVDPGPEAALSKLVKAEHSQKITDLGMRLGGLAATTGELPVVEESYLFARCLTIAGGSSEVMRNHIAERILGLPRDPILT is encoded by the coding sequence ATGGCTCTGGCAATCACCGACGAACACCGCCAACTCGCCGACGCCGCCACGGCCTTCCTGTCCCGTCACGGTTCGTTGGCCACCGCCCGGGAGTCGCTGGACACATCGAACAAGTCCCTTCCGCCGTTCTGGGAGGCGATGGCGGAACTCGGATGGATGGGCCTGCACCTGCCCGACAGTTACGGAGGCTCCGGATACGGCATCGCCGAGTTGTGTGTCGTTCTCGAAGCGACGGGGCACGGTCTGGTGCCCGGTCCGTTCCTGCCCACCGTGCTGGCGTCCGCGATTCTGTGCGACCACGGAACCGATGAACTGAGGCAAAAGCTCCTTCCTGGACTCGCCGACGGTTCCGTGGTCGCGGGATTCGGTTCCGGTGGCACCTGGGTTGTCGACCACCAGGGACTCGAGGGCCGATCCGAGGGAGTGCTCACCCCTGGCTTCGCCGACGTTCTCCTCCTTCTCTCGCACGAGGACGTCCTCGTAGTCGACGCCGACGCCGACGGTCTGGCCGTGGAGATCCTGCCCAGACTCGATCCCACGCGGCAGATCGGGCGTGTGACCGCACGGAAGGTCCCCATGTCGGCGGTCACCGTCCTGCCCGGTGCAGCGTCCGCGGCCCGGACGCGGCTGCGCACGCTGGCATCGGCCGAAGCCCTCGGCAGTACTCTCGCTTGCGTCGAGATGTCGAAGCGGTATGCCCTGGAGCGAGTTCAGTTCGGTCGTCCGATCGGCACTTTTCAGGCCGTGAAGCACCACCTCGCGAACATGCTGCTCGACGCCGAACTCACCGTGGCCGCCACCTGGGATGCTGCGCGTATCACCGACCCCGACCGAGCCGGCCTCGCGGCAGCCGTCGCCGCGACATACGCGCGCCGCGCGCAAATCTTCTGCGCTCGGACGAACATCCAGTTGCACGGCGGTATCGGATTCACGTGGGACCACGATGCTCATCTGTACCTGCGCCGAGCCGAATCCCTCCAGTCTTTCGTCGCCGAATGCGGTAGTGCCGCACGCGCAGTCGCGGAGGGGTACCGCGCCGACCCGACGCCCCGTCTCACGCTCGACCTTCCGCCCGAGGCGCAGGAATACCGGACGGCGGCGCGAAAGGCCCGCGATCAATGGCAATCGCTCCCCGAGGATCGGCAGCGCGCGTTCCTGGTCGACAGCGGATATCTCGTGCCGCACTGGAACAAGCCGTGGGGTCTGGCAGCCGATCCGGTCCAACAACTCGTCATCGAAGAGGAGTTCCGCACCACACCGGTTCCCGACCTGTCGATCACTGGATGGATTGCTCTCACCATCTCGGAGTTGGGGACCCCCGACCAGCAGCGACGGTGGGTGAAGTCGGTGCTGCTCGGCGAGACGCAATGGTGCCAGCTCTTCAGCGAGCCCGGGGCAGGCTCCGACGCCGCTGCGATCCGCACATCGGCGGTCCGGGTCGAGGGCGGGTGGCGCGTCACCGGGCAGAAGATCTGGACGAGTCTCGCCCACGAATCCGATTGGGGAATCGCGACCGTCCGTACCGACCCTCGTGCACCGAAGCACACCGGCATCACGATGATGGCCGTCGATCTCGCAGCGGAGGGTGTCGACGTGCGCCCCATCCGTGAACTCAACGGTCAGGCCGGCTTCAACGAGGTATTTCTCGACGACGTCTTCGTGCCGGATTCCGACGTTCTCGGCGAGGTAGGAGCAGGGTGGAAGGTCGCGCGAGCGACCTTCGGCAACGAGAGGGTGTCGATCGGAGCCGGTGCGGGATCCGTTCCTCTCGCCGCGACCGATCTTCTCGCAATGGCCGCGAACGAGGACCTCCGCGAGGTCGGTGAACTGCTGGCCGAAGGCCACGCGCTCCGACTGCTCAACGTCCGGCAGGCCTCACGCGCCGTGCAGGGGGTCGACCCCGGTCCGGAAGCAGCCCTGTCCAAGCTCGTCAAAGCCGAACACTCCCAGAAGATCACGGACCTCGGTATGCGTCTGGGCGGGTTGGCCGCAACGACCGGCGAGCTTCCGGTGGTAGAGGAGTCGTATCTGTTCGCCCGCTGCCTCACGATCGCCGGGGGCAGCTCCGAGGTGATGCGCAATCACATCGCCGAACGCATCCTGGGACTTCCGCGAGACCCGATACTGACCTGA
- a CDS encoding enoyl-CoA hydratase, which translates to MTDSDNAIPRTSDPDEDSGNLVVVEQRGSVRMLTLNRPRVRNALSRSLSAELVHALRASDADPTVTVVLLTGAGGAFCSGVDLRDLAESGFDGADTTDGNCITYVAELVTPVIGLVSGPAVTGGFELALACDFLIAGESARFADTHCRVGIVPGGGLTARLAEAVGVRRARQMSATGCYIDARTALSWGLVNEIVDDRELADRGWAVADAFSAADKPTLDAVWKLYDAVSADGTADAVHREAALNRSWSAAASAVAGRTADVVAHGRGQARNSSPAE; encoded by the coding sequence ATGACCGACAGTGACAACGCGATCCCCCGCACATCCGACCCCGACGAGGACAGCGGCAACCTTGTCGTCGTCGAGCAACGCGGCAGCGTGCGCATGCTCACACTCAACCGGCCGAGGGTGCGCAACGCGTTGAGCAGATCCCTCAGCGCCGAACTGGTGCACGCCCTCCGCGCGTCCGACGCCGATCCCACCGTCACGGTTGTCCTGCTCACCGGCGCCGGCGGAGCCTTCTGCTCCGGCGTCGACCTGAGGGATCTCGCCGAGAGCGGCTTCGACGGCGCAGATACGACGGACGGCAACTGCATCACCTACGTCGCCGAACTCGTGACGCCGGTCATCGGTCTCGTCAGCGGCCCCGCAGTGACAGGAGGGTTCGAGCTGGCTCTCGCATGCGACTTCCTGATCGCGGGCGAGTCCGCCCGATTCGCCGATACCCATTGCCGGGTGGGCATCGTCCCTGGTGGAGGTCTGACGGCTCGACTCGCCGAGGCGGTCGGAGTTCGTCGTGCTCGCCAGATGAGTGCCACTGGCTGCTATATCGACGCCCGCACCGCGCTGTCCTGGGGCCTGGTGAACGAGATCGTCGACGACCGCGAGTTGGCCGACCGTGGGTGGGCCGTGGCCGATGCATTCTCGGCGGCCGACAAGCCCACACTCGACGCGGTGTGGAAACTGTACGACGCGGTATCGGCCGATGGTACCGCCGATGCCGTCCACCGGGAAGCCGCCCTGAACCGCTCCTGGTCGGCCGCCGCGTCCGCCGTCGCAGGGCGCACGGCGGACGTCGTCGCTCACGGACGTGGCCAGGCACGCAATTCCTCACCCGCCGAATAG
- a CDS encoding FadR/GntR family transcriptional regulator — MARPEDETASTSDGPPRPRAADVARAIEDEIVAAGWRLGEALGSETSLMARFGVGRSVIREACRILESRHVAKPRRGPGGGLVVTAPERSAVLDHASLYLEYAGFAAADLFETMETLETAAAAQLSATIDPAGVDRLRQVLAEESRSDDLRAQAVTVHTEIARLTGNPVLELFMHIGNNLARIHGVSPTEAERRWIHERNVELVDAIIAGDALAAQRNVRRRIRAMTRRQAVSADRTPTFTDTEAEATSDDRQ, encoded by the coding sequence ATGGCACGACCAGAAGACGAGACTGCGTCCACCAGTGACGGGCCACCGCGTCCCCGCGCCGCGGATGTGGCGCGGGCGATCGAGGACGAGATCGTCGCAGCCGGGTGGCGGTTGGGTGAGGCACTCGGATCCGAGACCAGCCTGATGGCACGGTTCGGAGTGGGACGTTCGGTCATCCGGGAAGCGTGCCGGATCCTGGAGAGCCGGCACGTCGCGAAGCCCCGCCGCGGACCGGGCGGCGGCCTCGTCGTGACCGCACCCGAGCGGTCCGCTGTGCTCGACCACGCCTCGCTGTACCTCGAGTACGCGGGTTTTGCTGCCGCAGACCTGTTCGAGACGATGGAGACGTTGGAGACCGCCGCAGCAGCGCAGTTGTCCGCAACGATCGATCCCGCGGGAGTCGACAGACTCCGTCAGGTGCTGGCCGAGGAATCCCGCTCGGACGACCTGCGTGCGCAGGCTGTCACCGTGCACACGGAGATCGCCCGCCTGACAGGTAATCCCGTCCTCGAGTTGTTCATGCACATCGGCAACAACCTTGCCCGCATCCACGGCGTCAGCCCGACAGAGGCGGAACGTCGGTGGATCCACGAGCGGAACGTCGAACTGGTCGACGCGATCATCGCGGGGGACGCGCTTGCCGCGCAGCGCAACGTGCGCCGACGCATCCGTGCCATGACGCGGCGACAGGCCGTGTCGGCGGACCGGACACCGACATTCACCGATACCGAAGCAGAGGCCACGAGCGATGACCGACAGTGA
- a CDS encoding TIGR03617 family F420-dependent LLM class oxidoreductase, with protein sequence MKSEVCGRPSFDVVVDPGTGRAAEIAHRAENVGFGGFFLGETSHDPLLLLAAASQTTSTMTLGTSIYVAFARTPMVTAVAANDVQALSHGRLRLGLGSQVKPHITRRFSMPWSRPAARMREYVQALHAIWDAWETGSPLDFDGEFYQHTLMTPMFDPGPNPFGRPPVQLAGVGEAMSRVAGEVADGFLVHSFVTDRYLAEVVLPSVQEGLSCSGRPRRDFTIGVTPMVACGTTADEIAAARDHVRGQIAFYGSTPAYRGVLDLHGWAGLHEKLYALSKAGEWDVMRSLIDDDVLAAFAVVGSVEEVADALVARWGAVSDHISVAARSSDSLAGWRSVLKNTEAQVINEVHD encoded by the coding sequence ATGAAATCCGAAGTCTGTGGGCGTCCGTCGTTCGATGTGGTCGTCGACCCGGGAACCGGACGCGCCGCCGAGATTGCACACCGCGCCGAGAACGTCGGGTTCGGCGGCTTCTTCCTCGGTGAAACCAGCCACGATCCCTTGCTTCTCCTGGCCGCGGCGTCGCAGACGACGTCGACGATGACGCTGGGGACGAGTATCTACGTCGCGTTCGCGAGAACGCCGATGGTGACCGCGGTCGCGGCCAACGACGTGCAGGCGCTCTCACACGGACGCCTCCGGCTCGGTCTCGGGAGTCAGGTGAAGCCGCACATCACCCGGCGGTTCAGCATGCCGTGGTCGCGGCCCGCGGCACGGATGCGCGAATACGTACAGGCACTGCACGCCATCTGGGACGCGTGGGAGACCGGTTCGCCGTTGGATTTCGACGGGGAGTTCTACCAGCACACCCTGATGACACCGATGTTCGATCCCGGACCGAATCCGTTCGGGCGCCCACCCGTCCAACTCGCCGGTGTCGGAGAGGCGATGTCACGCGTGGCAGGAGAGGTCGCAGACGGGTTTCTCGTGCATTCCTTCGTCACCGACCGTTACCTTGCCGAGGTCGTACTACCCAGTGTGCAAGAAGGATTGTCGTGTTCGGGCCGGCCTCGAAGGGATTTCACCATCGGGGTCACCCCAATGGTGGCGTGCGGTACCACCGCGGACGAGATCGCGGCAGCCCGCGACCACGTGCGCGGGCAGATCGCCTTCTACGGATCTACGCCCGCCTATCGGGGCGTGCTCGATCTGCACGGATGGGCCGGACTTCACGAGAAGTTGTATGCACTGTCGAAAGCGGGGGAGTGGGACGTCATGCGAAGCCTGATCGACGACGACGTTCTCGCAGCGTTCGCCGTCGTGGGTTCCGTGGAGGAGGTCGCGGACGCGCTGGTCGCGCGGTGGGGAGCGGTGTCCGATCACATCAGCGTCGCCGCGCGTTCGAGCGACAGTCTCGCGGGATGGCGATCGGTCTTGAAAAACACTGAGGCACAAGTTATCAATGAAGTACATGACTGA
- a CDS encoding DUF2889 domain-containing protein: MAGEWSRTGGGAVDVDVDLGRGRIVTDIADGAAAADLTRLIGLSAASGFRKAAKGCLAPHHQGSVVARLLDDVPVATVISGYALTRELSAEQQLRLGGRGALARADYCAGFAAGGTMMTGVARDGAPPLVIGPQAPDLVRVGAGWHPMSELRPGSMRRIRRIDVSVVDDAELSVDAMFRDTYVNAAGIETVVHEYGTDVLVDSRTLTVQRLTVTPRVLPWPECPGAVAGAQRLVGRKVTEIERLVGSDFHGVGSCTHLNDLLRSLGDVSPLAVLLPGPDNSSAHV, from the coding sequence ATGGCAGGGGAGTGGTCGCGAACCGGCGGGGGCGCCGTCGATGTCGACGTCGACCTTGGCCGAGGGCGCATCGTCACGGACATCGCCGACGGCGCCGCGGCGGCCGACCTCACACGACTGATCGGTCTCTCCGCAGCGTCAGGGTTTCGCAAAGCGGCGAAGGGTTGCCTCGCACCTCACCATCAGGGCAGCGTCGTCGCGAGACTACTGGACGACGTCCCGGTGGCGACCGTCATCTCGGGATATGCACTGACCCGCGAACTCTCCGCAGAGCAGCAGTTGCGCCTCGGTGGTCGCGGCGCCCTCGCACGGGCCGACTACTGTGCCGGGTTCGCAGCCGGGGGAACGATGATGACGGGCGTCGCGCGAGACGGAGCACCTCCCCTCGTCATCGGCCCGCAGGCGCCGGACCTCGTCCGGGTGGGCGCGGGCTGGCACCCTATGAGTGAACTTCGGCCGGGGTCGATGCGACGCATTCGGCGGATCGACGTGAGTGTGGTCGATGACGCGGAACTGTCGGTGGACGCGATGTTCCGCGATACCTACGTGAACGCCGCCGGGATCGAAACCGTGGTGCACGAGTACGGGACCGACGTTCTGGTCGACTCACGCACGTTGACGGTGCAGCGGTTGACCGTCACTCCGCGGGTCCTACCCTGGCCGGAATGCCCTGGTGCGGTGGCCGGCGCGCAACGCCTCGTCGGGCGCAAGGTCACGGAGATCGAGCGCCTGGTCGGCTCGGACTTCCACGGTGTCGGATCCTGCACGCACCTGAACGACCTACTGCGATCGCTCGGTGACGTCTCCCCGCTCGCGGTACTTCTCCCCGGCCCCGACAATTCTTCCGCGCACGTCTGA
- a CDS encoding nuclear transport factor 2 family protein, with amino-acid sequence MTRYDRTEVEGAFRHYFTVGPISENWDAMAQLFTDDGIYRDHFYGMFTGPSEISRYLEGTMGAAPHVYNPLVWYTIDDDRVVYKVVNRADNPEPGAPALGFDSLQVLTYAGRGKWSAQEDWWVMYEMKKFAAEFREASSKFPMPDSPLSRRDWGDWVDWARPAEGHVAHPSWMDRDGFTPISGRADIDFGTRNS; translated from the coding sequence ATGACCAGATATGACCGAACCGAAGTGGAGGGCGCCTTCCGGCACTACTTCACTGTGGGCCCCATTTCGGAGAACTGGGACGCGATGGCGCAGCTGTTCACCGACGACGGTATCTACCGAGATCACTTCTACGGCATGTTCACCGGGCCCTCGGAGATCTCGCGCTATCTCGAGGGCACCATGGGTGCCGCCCCGCATGTGTACAACCCGCTCGTCTGGTACACGATCGACGACGATCGGGTGGTGTACAAAGTGGTCAACCGGGCCGACAATCCGGAACCGGGTGCACCGGCCCTCGGTTTCGACTCACTACAGGTACTCACGTATGCGGGCCGGGGAAAGTGGTCCGCGCAGGAGGACTGGTGGGTGATGTACGAGATGAAGAAGTTCGCCGCCGAGTTCCGCGAGGCGTCGTCGAAATTTCCGATGCCGGATTCCCCACTCAGTCGGCGTGATTGGGGCGACTGGGTCGATTGGGCACGTCCGGCCGAGGGGCATGTGGCGCACCCGTCCTGGATGGACAGAGACGGTTTCACACCCATCTCCGGACGGGCCGATATCGACTTCGGTACTCGTAACAGCTGA
- a CDS encoding ferredoxin: MKVHIELEQCEGHGMCAATEPDLYELDDDGFAASTDFDVAESQIGQAESGASACPMSAIKLLRS, translated from the coding sequence ATGAAGGTCCACATCGAACTCGAGCAATGCGAAGGCCACGGTATGTGCGCCGCCACCGAACCGGACCTCTATGAACTCGACGACGACGGATTCGCCGCCTCCACCGATTTCGATGTGGCGGAGTCGCAGATCGGGCAGGCCGAGTCCGGCGCCTCGGCCTGCCCGATGAGTGCGATCAAGCTGCTACGCAGCTGA
- a CDS encoding tyrosine-protein phosphatase, producing MIDEHEALLHETVTTDRLANLRDVGGLRLTDGGTTRTGILYRSDAPYSGDSLPEHVAPWPPVAVVDLRSSAERDRAHFEWTQPTVSHHRPLHDAAAPTDRRPPDLTALYSQILDTVPDRVAGLLALVARADGPILVHCAAGKDRTGVVVASLLLGAGVEPSEVIADYLVTAGNMNDLRRRWTARSHAGQHRPVVDEKWLLTPEEAITAVVDRLQGWRTGPDGWLVDHGADRDDLRAWRYRLRA from the coding sequence GTGATCGACGAACACGAAGCGCTCCTGCACGAGACCGTGACCACCGACCGCCTCGCGAACCTGCGCGATGTCGGCGGTCTGCGCCTCACCGACGGCGGTACCACCCGCACCGGAATCCTCTACCGCAGCGATGCACCCTACTCCGGGGACTCGCTACCCGAACATGTTGCACCGTGGCCACCCGTCGCGGTCGTGGATCTGCGCTCATCCGCCGAACGCGATCGCGCACATTTCGAATGGACGCAACCGACGGTCTCCCACCACCGGCCTCTGCACGATGCTGCGGCACCGACCGACCGTCGTCCACCGGATCTCACCGCACTGTACTCGCAGATCCTCGATACCGTACCCGACCGCGTGGCCGGTCTGCTCGCGCTCGTGGCCCGGGCGGACGGCCCGATTCTCGTGCACTGCGCGGCAGGCAAGGACCGCACCGGCGTCGTGGTCGCCTCGCTTCTTCTCGGTGCAGGAGTCGAGCCCTCCGAAGTGATCGCAGACTATCTTGTGACGGCCGGGAACATGAACGACCTCCGCCGACGGTGGACGGCCCGGTCGCACGCGGGTCAGCATCGTCCCGTCGTGGACGAGAAGTGGTTGCTCACACCGGAAGAAGCCATCACCGCAGTCGTCGACCGGCTACAGGGGTGGCGCACCGGTCCGGACGGCTGGCTCGTCGATCACGGTGCCGACCGAGACGACCTGCGGGCGTGGCGGTACCGACTGCGTGCCTGA
- a CDS encoding class I adenylate-forming enzyme family protein — translation MSATVGGPAAPTAVARPPLVGEFANTRALLEAAAQIHGERDAYVEQDGTRIGFAQWIGRARRLATHLAERGVRKGDVVALMLPSGIDYAVCYCAAAFLGAVTTGLNPRLGPRETDSILLGVTPALVIRDFDAGLPEVPEGIAVLPRSELVAAEGRATDALPDVVLTRSDPVSIIFTSGTTGLPKGAWFDSDNLAASAMASGIMSAPYDRRLTSTPFPHAGFMSKLWDQLIWGTTVVISPVPWSAAKMFAVLRNERITVGGGVPTQWAKLLYEPGVNRESLPHLRVGVVASAPASPELVEKTAALIGVPLVVRYAMTESPTVCGTEPTDPPSVQFRTVGRPQTGMAVRVTREDGAELPNGEIGRIRVKGGCVMRGYWNAPERTREAFDADGYFVTGDLGMLTEEGNVVLAGRTGDLYIRGGFNVHPVEVEQVLAEHPEVRDAAVIGYSARVIGEIGVAFVVPLSPTRTPSLPELRAWITTRLADYKAPDHLVLVDEIPLTAMSKTDRVRLRELVDAHPPTRRNTEKGPRA, via the coding sequence GTGTCTGCGACGGTCGGCGGTCCAGCCGCTCCCACCGCGGTAGCCAGGCCACCGCTGGTGGGCGAATTCGCCAACACCCGGGCGTTGCTCGAGGCGGCGGCTCAGATACACGGCGAGCGAGATGCATATGTGGAACAGGACGGCACGCGAATCGGTTTCGCACAGTGGATCGGCCGGGCCCGCCGACTCGCCACACATCTGGCAGAGCGCGGGGTACGCAAGGGTGACGTCGTCGCACTGATGTTGCCTTCGGGCATCGACTATGCAGTCTGCTATTGCGCCGCAGCGTTTCTGGGTGCCGTCACCACCGGCTTGAATCCGCGACTCGGCCCACGCGAGACCGACTCGATCCTGCTCGGCGTCACGCCTGCCCTCGTGATCCGCGACTTCGATGCGGGCCTGCCCGAAGTTCCCGAGGGGATCGCCGTCCTGCCCCGTTCGGAACTCGTCGCTGCCGAGGGACGCGCGACCGACGCCCTACCCGATGTGGTCCTCACCCGCAGCGACCCTGTCTCGATCATCTTCACGAGTGGAACGACCGGCCTCCCCAAGGGGGCATGGTTCGATTCCGACAACCTCGCAGCGTCCGCGATGGCGTCCGGCATCATGAGCGCCCCCTACGACCGCCGACTGACGTCGACACCATTCCCGCACGCAGGTTTCATGTCGAAACTCTGGGACCAACTGATCTGGGGAACGACCGTAGTCATCTCCCCCGTTCCGTGGTCGGCCGCAAAAATGTTCGCGGTGCTGAGGAACGAGCGGATCACGGTCGGTGGAGGAGTCCCCACCCAATGGGCAAAGCTGCTCTACGAACCCGGCGTGAACCGTGAATCCCTGCCGCACCTTCGTGTCGGCGTCGTCGCAAGCGCGCCCGCCTCGCCCGAACTGGTCGAGAAGACCGCCGCACTGATCGGGGTTCCCCTCGTCGTTCGATACGCCATGACCGAATCTCCCACCGTCTGTGGCACCGAGCCCACAGATCCGCCGTCGGTGCAGTTCCGGACTGTCGGCCGTCCCCAGACCGGGATGGCGGTGCGCGTCACCCGCGAGGACGGCGCGGAGCTGCCCAACGGGGAGATCGGACGCATTCGCGTGAAGGGCGGCTGCGTGATGCGGGGCTACTGGAACGCCCCCGAGCGCACCAGGGAAGCCTTCGACGCCGACGGCTACTTCGTCACCGGCGACCTGGGGATGCTGACCGAAGAAGGCAACGTGGTCCTGGCCGGTCGGACCGGAGACCTCTACATTCGCGGCGGCTTCAACGTCCACCCCGTCGAGGTCGAACAAGTGCTCGCCGAGCACCCGGAGGTCCGGGACGCAGCGGTGATCGGGTACTCCGCTCGAGTGATCGGGGAGATAGGAGTCGCGTTCGTCGTTCCCTTGTCTCCCACCAGGACACCGTCGTTGCCGGAACTCCGCGCGTGGATCACCACGCGACTCGCGGACTACAAGGCACCCGATCACCTCGTGCTCGTCGACGAGATTCCGCTGACCGCCATGTCGAAGACCGACCGGGTCCGGTTGCGGGAACTCGTCGACGCGCACCCGCCGACCCGGCGAAACACAGAGAAGGGACCTCGGGCGTGA
- a CDS encoding acetyl-CoA acetyltransferase: MSRRVAIAGAALSDVGRVDDKNAYELMGQASRRALADAGLRPEDVDGLASTGQGTLPPTDVGEYLGLKPRWIDSTSVGGASWEVMLAHAADAISAGHADVVLLTYGSTARADLRKGLRTANINWGSRGPLQWDAPYGHTLVSKYAMAARRHMHQYGTTIEQLAEVAVSARFNAKDNEEAYYRDPITIDDVLDGPMIADPFTKLHCCIRSDGGAAAVLVAEDRVKDLRSEPVWVLGTGEATSHMLTSQWDDMTVGPASITGPLAFERAGLTPTDVDIAEVYDAFSYMLMLTMEDLGFCEKGEGGALVEKGTLRLGGELPTNTDGGGLSACHPGQRGLFLIVEAARQLRGECGPRQVEDAKIACVSGTGGWFCSSGTVLLGSEAP, encoded by the coding sequence GTGAGCCGAAGAGTTGCCATCGCCGGTGCCGCGTTGTCGGACGTGGGACGGGTCGACGACAAGAACGCCTACGAACTGATGGGGCAGGCCAGTCGCAGGGCCCTCGCCGACGCGGGACTGCGCCCCGAGGACGTGGACGGACTCGCCTCCACCGGGCAGGGCACGTTGCCGCCCACCGATGTCGGGGAGTATCTCGGCCTGAAGCCTCGCTGGATCGACTCGACATCGGTGGGCGGGGCCTCGTGGGAGGTCATGCTCGCCCATGCCGCGGACGCGATCTCGGCCGGTCATGCCGACGTGGTCCTGCTGACGTACGGCTCGACGGCACGCGCCGACCTGCGCAAGGGACTGCGGACCGCGAACATCAACTGGGGTTCGCGAGGACCGTTGCAGTGGGATGCGCCCTACGGCCACACGCTCGTGTCGAAGTACGCGATGGCGGCCCGACGGCACATGCACCAGTACGGCACGACGATCGAGCAACTCGCCGAAGTGGCAGTGTCCGCACGGTTCAACGCCAAGGACAACGAGGAAGCGTACTACCGCGACCCCATCACCATCGACGACGTGCTCGACGGCCCCATGATCGCCGATCCGTTCACAAAACTGCACTGCTGCATCCGCTCGGACGGCGGCGCCGCGGCGGTTCTCGTGGCCGAGGACCGGGTGAAGGACCTTCGTTCCGAACCGGTGTGGGTGCTGGGCACCGGCGAGGCCACGTCACACATGCTCACCAGCCAGTGGGACGACATGACCGTCGGGCCGGCATCGATCACCGGGCCGCTGGCGTTCGAACGCGCGGGGTTGACGCCCACGGACGTGGACATCGCCGAGGTCTACGATGCGTTCAGCTACATGCTGATGCTCACCATGGAAGACCTCGGTTTCTGCGAGAAGGGCGAGGGCGGCGCCCTCGTCGAGAAGGGCACGTTGCGGCTGGGCGGCGAACTCCCCACGAACACCGACGGCGGCGGACTGTCCGCCTGCCATCCGGGTCAGCGCGGACTATTCCTGATCGTCGAGGCGGCCAGGCAGCTTCGCGGAGAATGCGGCCCGCGGCAGGTGGAGGACGCGAAGATCGCCTGCGTCAGCGGAACCGGTGGTTGGTTCTGCTCGAGCGGCACTGTGCTCCTCGGATCAGAAGCACCGTGA